In a genomic window of Ranitomeya imitator isolate aRanImi1 chromosome 5, aRanImi1.pri, whole genome shotgun sequence:
- the INSM1 gene encoding insulinoma-associated protein 1 encodes MPKGFLVKRSRKSPPVSYRVRDEEEERGQWLMIAAVSGQRPELCPPTGGSPAPASPDRAAPAPPCSPRQPPAGQYGNPDSVQQSLSSPTRPVSRDYLERSFSLGSPVSAESFPALVTSMEPLLYAPTDLKLSSSGNLPPASSASSGLPLKRPAEPPSKMSAHPAAKPPAAKKTKAIRKLTFEDEVTTSPVLGLKIKEGPVEPPRSSGHKPLGEFICQLCKEEYSDPFSLAQHKCSRIVRVEYRCPECDKVFSCPANLASHRRWHKPRPPAVPSAPAKDEPLSDRDTPSPGASESGSEDGLYECPQCAKKFRRQAYLRKHLLCHTAEELLYPEERRAKSPGPINLSGSAECHPCPVCGETFPGKSSQERHLRLLHSSQLFPCKYCPATFYSSPGLTRHINKCHPSENRQVILLQVPVRPAC; translated from the coding sequence ATGCCCAAAGGCTTCCTGGTGAAGAGGAGCAGAAAGTCCCCGCCCGTGTCCTACCGGGTCCGGGATGAGGAAGAGGAGCGCGGCCAGTGGCTGATGATCGCCGCTGTGTCCGGGCAGCGGCCGGAGCTGTGTCCGCCAACAGGAGGCTCTCCGGCCCCGGCCAGTCCAGACCGAGCGGCCCCGGCTCCCCCCTGCAGTCCCCGGCAGCCCCCGGCCGGACAGTACGGGAACCCCGACTCCGTGCAGCAGTCGCTGTCCAGCCCGACCCGGCCGGTGAGCCGCGACTACCTGGAGCGCAGCTTCAGCCTGGGCTCCCCGGTGTCCGCAGAGTCCTTCCCGGCTCTGGTGACCTCCATGGAGCCGCTGCTGTACGCGCCCACCGACCTGAAGCTCAGCTCCTCCGGGAACCTGCCGCCGGCCTCCTCCGCCTCCTCCGGGCTGCCCCTGAAGCGTCCGGCCGAGCCCCCGAGCAAGATGAGCGCCCACCCGGCCGCCAAGCCGCCCGCCGCCAAGAAGACCAAAGCCATCCGCAAGCTGACGTTCGAGGACGAGGTGACCACGTCCCCGGTGCTGGGGCTGAAGATCAAGGAGGGTCCGGTGGAGCCGCCCCGCAGCTCCGGCCACAAGCCGCTGGGCGAGTTCATCTGCCAGCTGTGCAAGGAGGAGTACAGCGACCCGTTCTCCCTGGCGCAGCACAAGTGTTCCCGCATCGTGCGGGTGGAGTACCGCTGCCCCGAGTGCGACAAGGTGTTCAGCTGCCCGGCCAACCTGGCCTCCCACCGCCGCTGGCACAAGCCCCGGCCGCCCGCCGTGCCCAGCGCCCCCGCCAAGGACGAGCCGCTCAGTGACCGCGACACCCCGAGCCCCGGCGCCTCCGAGTCCGGCTCCGAGGACGGCCTGTACGAGTGCCCGCAGTGCGCCAAGAAGTTCCGGCGCCAGGCCTACCTGCGGAAGCATCTGCTGTGCCACACCGCCGAGGAGCTGCTGTACCCGGAGGAGCGGAGAGCCAAGAGCCCGGGGCCCATCAACCTGAGCGGCAGCGCCGAGTGCCACCCGTGCCCGGTGTGCGGGGAGACCTTCCCGGGGAAGAGCAGCCAGGAGCGGCACCTCCGCCTGCTGCACTCCTCCCAGCTGTTCCCCTGCAAGTACTGCCCGGCCACCTTCTACAGCTCGCCCGGCCTCACCCGGCACATCAACAAGTGCCACCCGTCCGAGAACCGGCAGGTGATCCTGCTGCAGGTGCCCGTGCGCCCGGCCTGCTGA